One Arthrobacter sp. StoSoilB19 DNA window includes the following coding sequences:
- a CDS encoding NAD-dependent protein deacetylase codes for MAEHRRGTGLTGFASMPPVAPAPLSADDLEVLARIRDLLAGAPFALLTGAGLSTDSGIPDYRGPDSPPRQPMTYQEFVRDAANRRRYWARNHIGWSHMRHADPNVGHYSAAELERRGYLTGLITQNVDRLHQDAGSSNVVDLHGRYDQVICLDCGRTYTRRLLAGVFEELNPGFLERAAASGLVEMAPDADATVEDQALISSFVVPVCPACGGTLKPDFVYFGENVPKDRVERSYAMVDGAAALVVAGSSLTVMSGLRFVRHAAKESKPVVIINRGATRGDDKATVKLEAGVSQALGYLAAELPAL; via the coding sequence ATGGCGGAACATCGGCGGGGGACGGGCCTTACCGGCTTTGCCAGCATGCCGCCGGTAGCCCCTGCTCCGCTGTCAGCCGATGACCTCGAGGTGCTGGCCAGGATCCGCGACCTGCTTGCCGGTGCCCCGTTCGCCCTGCTGACGGGCGCGGGCCTGAGCACCGACTCCGGCATTCCGGACTACCGTGGCCCGGACTCGCCGCCGCGGCAGCCCATGACCTACCAGGAGTTTGTCCGGGACGCGGCCAATCGGCGCCGCTACTGGGCCCGGAACCACATCGGGTGGTCCCATATGCGGCACGCGGACCCGAACGTGGGCCACTATTCAGCAGCGGAGCTGGAACGCCGCGGTTACCTCACGGGCCTCATTACCCAGAACGTTGACCGCCTGCACCAGGACGCCGGCAGCTCCAACGTCGTCGATCTGCACGGCCGGTATGACCAGGTGATATGCCTCGACTGCGGGCGGACCTACACCCGGCGCCTCCTGGCCGGTGTTTTCGAGGAACTCAACCCCGGATTCCTGGAACGGGCAGCGGCGTCCGGGTTGGTGGAGATGGCGCCGGATGCTGACGCCACCGTGGAGGACCAGGCCCTCATCAGCAGCTTCGTGGTGCCGGTCTGTCCTGCCTGCGGCGGTACCCTGAAGCCGGACTTCGTCTACTTTGGGGAAAATGTGCCCAAGGACCGGGTGGAACGTTCGTACGCCATGGTGGACGGGGCAGCCGCGCTGGTGGTTGCCGGTTCATCCCTGACGGTCATGAGCGGACTTCGGTTTGTGCGGCATGCGGCCAAGGAATCCAAGCCGGTGGTGATCATCAACCGGGGCGCCACCCGGGGTGATGACAAGGCGACCGTCAAGCTTGAAGCCGGCGTCAGCCAGGCGCTGGGC